Proteins encoded together in one Vicia villosa cultivar HV-30 ecotype Madison, WI unplaced genomic scaffold, Vvil1.0 ctg.000423F_1_1_3, whole genome shotgun sequence window:
- the LOC131628144 gene encoding protein RALF-like 34 has product MAFSTPLNLILTILLSLTLFTVKNIHVEAQIEETTTLNLSSDVLEWPTTMSSLYNDEDMDSDDFSRRSLFWSRVKYYISYGALAANRIPCPPRSGRSYYTHKCYEARGPVHPYTRGCSAITRCRR; this is encoded by the coding sequence ATGGCTTTCTCTACTCCTCTCAATCTCATTCTAACCATTCTACTATCTCTCACTCTCTTCACCGTCAAAAACATTCACGTTGAAGCACAGATCGAAGAGACAACAACCTTGAACCTTAGTTCTGATGTTCTAGAATGGCCGACAACAATGTCATCACTTTACAATGATGAAGACATGGACAGTGATGATTTCAGTCGAAGATCTTTGTTCTGGAGTAGAGTGAAATACTATATCTCGTACGGTGCTCTTGCTGCTAACAGAATCCCTTGTCCACCTCGTTCTGGTAGATCTTATTACACTCACAAGTGTTATGAAGCTAGAGGACCTGTTCATCCTTATACTAGAGGCTGTTCTGCTATCACGCGATGCAGGAGATGA